The sequence below is a genomic window from Candidatus Omnitrophota bacterium.
CCGCCACCTTGAATTCCCTGAGCATCCTGTCTATTATTATCTCCAGGTGCAGCTCTCCCATCCCGCTTATTATCGTCTGCCCTGTCTCTTTATTGTATGTCACCTTGAACGTCGGGTCCTCTTCCTCCATCTTGTGAAGGGCCATGCCCAACCGCTCCTGGTCCGCCTTCGTCTTGGGCTCTATGGCCATTGATATGACGGGCTCCGGGAAGTGCATCGATTCGAGTATGATCGGGTACTCCTCTTCGCATATGGTATCCCCGGTCGTGGTATTCTTCAATCCGACCACCGCGACTATATCGCCTGCCAGCGCCACATCCACTATCTCCTGTTTATTGGCGTGCATCTTGAGGATCTTCCCTATCCGCTCCTTTGTATCCTTTGCGGCATTGTAGACATACCCTCCCTGCTCCACCTTTCCCGAATATACCCTTACGTAAGTGAGCTTGCCGACAAAAGGGTCGGTCGTGACCTTGAATACGAGACCGCAGAACTTTTCGTCTTCGGACGGCTTGCGAGTGACCTCTTCTTCCGTATCGGGGTTTATCCCCTTTACCGGAGGTATGTCGAGCGGCGACGGCAGGTAGTCGGTAATGGCGTCGAGAAGCGGCTGTATGCCTTTGTTCTTGAACGATGCGCCGCAGAGCACCGGGACCATCTTTCCGCTTATGGTCGCCTTGCGCACTATTTCCCGTATCTCGTGAGGATATAATCCCTTCTCGTGTATATAGCGCTCCATCACCATCTCGTCCACCTCTCCCAGCTTCTCTATCAGGTTGTGGCGGTACTCGCTGGCCAGTTTTTTGACTTCCTGGGGTATCTCCCCTGTCTCCATGGTGGCGTTTTCGCCTTCGCCCTTATATATCAGTGCCTTCATCGTGATCAGGTCGACCACGCCCGCAAAATTACCTTCAGCCCCTATGGGTATCTGGACCGGTATGGGATGGGCGCCCAGCCGCGTCTTCATCTCTTTTACGACATTCAGGAAATTGGCGCCCGTCCTGTCCATCTTGTTCACGAATGCGATGCGCGGCACGCCGTACTTATCGGCCTGGCGCCACACGGTCTCCGACTGCGGCTGGACACATCCCACCGCGCAGAAGACGACCACGGCGCCGTCCAGGACCTTGAGCGAACGCTCGACTTCCGCGGTGAAATCGACATGGCCGGGCGTATCGATGATGTTGATGTTCTTCTCTTTCCAGAAGCAGGTCGTCGCTGCGCTCGTTATGGTTATACCCCGCTCCTGCTCCTGCACCATCCAATCCATCACCGCCGTGCCTTCATCGACCTGGCCTATCTTGTATACCTTTCCGGTAAAGTAGAGGAGCCGCTCCGTGGTGGTCGTCTTACCGGCGTCGATGTGGGCAATGATCCCTATATTCCGTATCGCTTCCAGTCGTGCGTGCTTTTTTGTAGTCATCGTATTATCTAACGTTATCGTCTCTTCCATTTATGCTTACCATCTGTAGTGGGCGAAGGCCTTGTTCGACTCCGCCATCTTATGAGTATCTTCCCTCTTCTTTATCGCAGATCCCTGGCCGTTGAACGCATCCAGTATCTCTTCCGATAGCTTCGTCTCCATCGGCTTCCCCTTTTTGACACGCGCAAAATTCCTTATCCACCTCATGGCTATCGAAACACCGCGGTCAGGCCTGACCTCTATGGGCACCTGGTATGTGGCCCCGCCTATCCTCCTGGGCTTTACCTCCAGAAGAGGCCTCGAATTGTCGAGCGCCTTCTGGAAGACCTCGAGCGCGGGCTTTCCCGTCTTCTCGGCAAGCGCGTCAAAACACCTGTACACTATGCCTTCGGCAACGGCCCTCTTGCCGCGTGTCATCACGATATTTATGAACTTCGCCACCGTGACATTCTTATATTTGGGATCGGGTACGATCTCCCGCTTCTCTGCCCTTCTTCTCCTCATAACTCTCTCTTCCTTTTATGCTGCCTTCTTGGCCGCCGCTTTCTCTTTCGGACGCTTTGCCCCGTATTTTGAGCGGGATTTCTTCCGGTCGACCACACCGGCCGTATCCAGGAC
It includes:
- the fusA gene encoding elongation factor G, encoding MTTKKHARLEAIRNIGIIAHIDAGKTTTTERLLYFTGKVYKIGQVDEGTAVMDWMVQEQERGITITSAATTCFWKEKNINIIDTPGHVDFTAEVERSLKVLDGAVVVFCAVGCVQPQSETVWRQADKYGVPRIAFVNKMDRTGANFLNVVKEMKTRLGAHPIPVQIPIGAEGNFAGVVDLITMKALIYKGEGENATMETGEIPQEVKKLASEYRHNLIEKLGEVDEMVMERYIHEKGLYPHEIREIVRKATISGKMVPVLCGASFKNKGIQPLLDAITDYLPSPLDIPPVKGINPDTEEEVTRKPSEDEKFCGLVFKVTTDPFVGKLTYVRVYSGKVEQGGYVYNAAKDTKERIGKILKMHANKQEIVDVALAGDIVAVVGLKNTTTGDTICEEEYPIILESMHFPEPVISMAIEPKTKADQERLGMALHKMEEEDPTFKVTYNKETGQTIISGMGELHLEIIIDRMLREFKVAANVDKPHVAYKETITKSTRSVGKFIQQSGGRGQYGHVVLDIAPAPKGSGILFESKIIGGSIPREYIPSVKEGVTEAALNGALAGYPVTDVDVKLVDGSFHEVDSSDIAFHMAASIGFNEGLKNGAPILLEPIMNLEVTVPEQYLGEVVGDLSARRVKIEAIQDRANLKVVRGFAPLAEMFGYSTTVRSLTQGRASHTMEPSFYQEVPKNIAIKIIETSKGETKSHK
- the rpsG gene encoding 30S ribosomal protein S7; this encodes MRRRRAEKREIVPDPKYKNVTVAKFINIVMTRGKRAVAEGIVYRCFDALAEKTGKPALEVFQKALDNSRPLLEVKPRRIGGATYQVPIEVRPDRGVSIAMRWIRNFARVKKGKPMETKLSEEILDAFNGQGSAIKKREDTHKMAESNKAFAHYRW